A region of the Echeneis naucrates chromosome 22, fEcheNa1.1, whole genome shotgun sequence genome:
CATTTAGTGAAATTTCGCTTTCAGGGTATGTCTGGCCGCACACCATCAACTGCTCAGATGGCTGAAGTGTGTCAGAAAGGACGGAGAGGATGGTGGGGAAAATGCATGGACCTGGATTTATCAACGCCAGGCTTTGCACCAAACATGTCACTTCAGAGAGTGCCTTTCCACATGAGCGGAGTTCACTGCCATTCTGTGAAATGTACTGTTCTGACATCccaacaaacagaaatgctgtCTGGCTGCAGGTGGGAGCTGTTACTGTAGTGGCACAAAGTCTTTTCCCCCCATGATTTCCTGGGATCGAAGCCATCACTCAGtgtttcaaatgtaaatattcttaaataaagtaaaacgtGGCTGGGGGTCTACATTTTACTGGtgccttgatttttttttttcctgcaggttACTTTGTGTGAGTGCAGactttttagttttagttaTTCAGTGCTATGAACAGTTAGGTATCCCCATCTGATGTTTGCACAtggctgtgttttatttcaaacgGAGACAAATGACACCTACCTCCTCCGGGACATCACTCTCAGCCGGGGAGTCCTCCTCCTCGGCACCATTGGCAGCGCTGGTCGTGGTGTCCTCCGCAGACTCCAGATCGGAAGAGAGCATGCTGCACTTTTCGCATGTCAGAGAGAGATTATGAGCTCACTCCTTTTTCATGAACATGCTCTGCTCTGGATGTCTTTCCGCTTGCCGCTCCGTTTTGTGCCCCCTTCAGCCGCACAGCCTCTGGGCCGGAGCCAGCTGACCGCTGCTGCTGCACGGAGGAGCGGGGATCCCGCCGCGGACCGCCCGGCTGACAGGACGGAGGGGGGCGGGGTTGGGGGATTTCACCgcagcagagacagcagaggTTGACCATGATGCAGTCAGCGGGGTTAGTCGTCAGGGACCAATGGTCTGCGGCTGAGACGACCCGGTAAAATCATAAatatcaatatgaaacaatCAACGCGGTCCCGTCTTCTCTTAGATGCTGTTCAGTCTCCTGCAGCAGGAGGGAGTGGCGTTTCTAATTTATATTCCTCAACAATTTATATTCCATCATATTGCATTAAATATTCGCCAAAAATCTCAGAGAAATATCGCAAGACCCCCCGAGTCTCTAAATGGCCAAATAATTTCCGACAGAAGGACGTCGACACGTCTTCCCTTCTTTAACAGAGCTCTTAATTTGAAGGCGAGCTTTAGTGTCACAGTGAAACTCTTCCGTGTGTTCCCCAAATGTGGAGTAACACAGATCCCGCTCATAACTGAAGGTTAGCTAGCGCACTTTTCCACCGCTTAAAAGCagtaaaaccagtcaaactgcgttgaaaataatgttttgaattattttttttagcttatATCAAATATTAGCTAACGTAAAAATAACGATAACAGCACCTTTTCTTCATCTCCGGGTTGATTCTGCTGTAAACTTGTCAACACGTGAAAACAAATGACTTTTACTTAGCTAACATTAGACTGGGGTAATCTATTTGGACACGTTTGTCGCTTTCCATCTTGTTTAACATGACTGTCTATCGTTCAATAAGCCAGCCTAACCAGGTTAAGTCTCGGACTATGGGCAGAAATGAGATGCTGTTGAATTTACAGTGCAATGTTAAAATGAGATGACATGTGAATGGCTCTTGTGTCGGAGGTGGACGTGACTCTTCTTGTGTGTCCATCAGAGGGATGTTGCGGCGTCCCAAGCCCACCGACTCGGAGGCGGACCTGCTGAGGGAGCAGGAGCAGTTTCTGACCTCCGGAGTCCCGTCTGCTGCCAATGTGGTCCGGCGGCCGGACAAGAGGAGAGGCGAggccggaggaggaggaggactcaCCGGGAGCAGTGCAGGGAGTCAGAAGGATGTGGTCACCATCGACGGTACGACGACGACCTCTCTAATATTTTAGGGGTTTCATGACTCAACCCAGCTTAACGTGGCTGTGAGCTGATAGAGATAGTTTTAAGCTAAATGTGACatctcacagcagcagagggcaTTTCATTTAGGGATGCACCATCCACccatgatttgattttgattcttgaggatttgatttaaaatagattttagttttaatggtaaaaaaaataacccacaTATTATATGGGGTTAAATGTTTCATATACGTGTACGATGGAGTGTTGATGTTGTTTAAGCACTGTACATCCTTAAGTTAACCTCTGTTCCTGCAGTGACAAATTGTCTGTGCATTATTGGAACTTTTGTAATATATCAATACACCTTTTAAGTCAATATGACATCtttgaccatttttttttttggtataagCTCTCTTGTATGACATACACTTTAGTGATTTGATCTCCAAgttgttgaaaacaaaaacaaacctacaGCTACATTTTTCTGAGTGTGCTTCTTTTTCTCAAGGTAATAAAATCCTTAATGTGCCCAAATGCTCCCGTCAGTGAAGATGAGGCAGGCTGAGTAGCTTTTTCCTCTATGTTTTCCTTTGCTCTCTATAGACATTTTTAATGCTCACGCAAAGTCTAAATGACAGTGGACACTGTATCATTCATAGGCCTGGCTAAACTcatgtcaaaagaaaaatgccAACTCTGTTAAAGGACTGATGGTgcatgaagatgtttttttgttgtttttttttttttctcatttggatTTCAAGTTATGAATTAATTTTGAATTGGTAAGGATATAATCCTTACAACGGGATAAAAATTTCTTTGCAAACCTCTAATGCATTCAGTGTCATATTGAATTATcttcatgtgtatgtgttttttagATCTTCCAGACCAGCTCCCTTCTTTGACACCAGCTCCACCGAAGAAGTCTCGTTTTAAAGCCAGTCGTGTCACCTTCGAGGATGAGGATGCTGAGGAGAGGCTGGACAGACACGACACTCACATCAGTGCAGTTCTCTCCAAGATCGTTGTAAGTTCTAGTTGCAAAGTCGAACCTAAACTGTCCTcacaaaaagaaagtgcagcCTGGGACTCCTAATTTTCTCAGTTTCACCTCTCCCAGTATGAAGTTTCCTGCCACATTCACCTGCATGTTTTTCTCAGGTCTTGTTTCTTTTATCACAcacagtttgtctttgtttttcacccATGAATATGTACCATTGTTCTTTATTTCAAGGAGCGAGATACCAGCTCTACTCCAATATCTCTACCAGCATTTACAGGGATGGCTTTCCCCAAAGTAATGCACCACTCAGAGACCAGCAGTCAGGTACATGTATATTAATGCCCCTTATTCCGTAAAATTGATGTTAATTATGGCCATTTATAATGAACAAAGCACACTTAAACacttgttttaatttaacattttattcatttacattgtaacattttaagtttatttacattttcatattgttctttgtttttacaaCCAGGTGCCTCTGTCTTCAactggaggaaagaaaagcatctTTGCTCGTCAAATTGCAGCTCAAAGACTTAAGGAAGGAAAGGTGCCATTGCAGTTTGCACCTGAAACTGCTCGGACGCTGAGACCAGGGGAGCAGAACCTCCCTCCTGACGTTAGAATGGATACAGATCAGACTGATGCTTCAGGTGGTTGTAGGAATTGTGTCctaaagattaaaaacattttattttaccatcACAACTCCTTTGACACagttttattctctctgtgTCTTAGAGCCACCTTCAGTCTCAGGCCCCAGGCTGGTATCTGGTCATGGTCTTGGGGGTCCAGGTAGCTCAAGAGATACCATGAGGATTCACATGGAGAACCAGGCCAAAATCCAAGAAATGTCTCAATCTGAGATATTAGAGGAGCAGAAAAAACTCTTATCTCAGCTCGGTAGTGCTGCTGTTTGTAGCTAGACTACATCAAATCTTCTTCCTTTCGTCTTCTTGTCTGTTGGTACCACTGTGTACAACgcaattatttctgtttcccagaTCCAAGACTGGTGGAGTTTGTTAGATCTCACAAAGCCCAGAGCATCCTGTCCTCTGACTCTGCATCCAGACACCCTGAGGGCAAAAGCAGCAAGGAGAATTTCCCTCTTGAAGGTGTGATCAGAGAGTCGGACTCCTCGGGTGCTGCTGTGTTGCCTCATAAACCCGCAGAAATAGAGatggaagaagagagggaggaggagctgtCACCACCACTTGCTGTGACAGGtatgatatatttaaaataatcccTTTCATCACTTCTACGGGGGGCTGGACGATATGGCCAAACCTTGTTCCTGCTGTTGGTCGGTTCCATTCCCTCACATTTAGAAGCACATTGAAACCTGAAGTTTATCTGATCTTTGACAGCTGAACCTCTTCTACACCAGCGAATTAGTCTTTCCTCTCTTATCAACTGTTTTGGCTGCTTTATTATGACTCGGGGGAGCTTGTTTagtcacatttgttttgcaGTCAGAGTTTCACATTTGGCAGCTAAAACAGACTGCATCAGGGCCCAGCCTATGACTGCTGAGGACTGGCTGCATACCTATGGTGATATCATGACGCATCAACATGGCGTATTGTGTTCCGTTCTTTATGCTAGGCTTGAATCCAATGAACTGACTGCAGTGTCCTTTAATGAACCATGGATGCTATAAATGATGTATGCTGAAATATCAGAAATATGTTTAAAAGACATCTCACcattattgaaacattttctatcacaatatatatattgatatcAAATTATTGTCCAGCCCCAACTCTACATTGCCTGTTTGAGTTCTCAAGATGTAAATGACTTGGATTTAAGTTATATGGATGTCCAAGTTATATAATAATTTCCCATCACCTCTTCCATGGTAAAATGTCAACCCCTTTGCTGAAGCTGTATAACAATTtgcaatctcacacacacacaccagcacacctTGCAGCACACCACTCTCTTCAGTATCCACCCCTCTAATATGGGAAGCTTCTGCCACATGGCTAAAATCCAGATGTAAAGCTGATTGTTGATTTCACTTTGTGCGATTAGCAGAAAGGCCAAACTGAGCCAGAAGGAGCCACTCTGGGCAATTAAGTTACTGCTGATCATTCAGAGCATACTCCCTGTCCTGATGAAAATGTTGCTAATGGATCACAGGAAGACAGATTGTGCACATCATTTTTCCTATTCTGTtttactaaaagaaaaaaatgaataaagctcTTTGCTCATTATCAAAGGTGATATATTATGTCTTCTACCTTCACTTCTAGAGTAGCAATGTGTACTTGtttaggggaaaaaataaatagcaagTCATTGCCTCAGCTTCTTTAAACAGCTGTAGGTATTTGGGATGAGATTTCTTTTCTATCTTCCATTATACCCCATCCTTCCTGGTCAGTGCCTCTTCCAATGTTTCTGCTTATGGCTGCTTTAGATGGCTGTATATTTTGCATATTACCCTGTaatattatttgtgtgtgaattcaGAGGTTGATCTGCTGGTAAAACCTAAGAAAGAATGGGTCCACATGGATAAGTTGGAGCCAGAGAAGTTGAAGTGGATGAGAGACTTGCCTGCACCCAGAAAGAAGGACACCAAGAAGGTCTGAGGGTTGCTTCTTTTATTAGTAGTGGAATAGAGAGAATCAATGTATTTCCAAGTTTTTATCAGTTTCTCTGCAAAGCCTTACTGAAAGGTGAAAAGCGTTTTCATGAGCAGAGTACCCGAGTCACCATATTCTGTGgctctgtgtgttctgacagGCTATGCAGGCTCGATTTGATTTTTCAGGGAGCTTAATTCCACCCACTGAGGATCTCCCCACTCACCTTGGTCTGCACCATCATGGAGAGGAACCAGAGGTCAGTAGGCACAAGGTctaatctaaaatctaaaatagtttttatttatttttcatttctccacAATAGTCTTTGGATCTCACAAAGCAAATGTAATGTATGTGTCCTTATGACGGTtttagtctctttttttttttttaactcacatTTTAAACCTAACCTACCCTTGATTAAATGTTTGCTCTAGCTTTGAGAGAATGTCATGATACTTTTTATTAGATGATAAAGGCATGCCAAAGTTAGCTTTTTAGACACGTTAACCAGTCCTctaatgatttcattttcacactgaGATTTCCCCTCCCCCAGCGTGCAGGTTATTCCCTGCAAGAGCTTTTCCTGCTGTCCCGGAGTCAGGTCATCCAGCAGAGGAGTCTGGCCCTCAGCACTTTAGCCAACATCCTCTCAAAGGTACAGAACCACACACTTCATCGATGTAACACACATCATCCACATGACCAGCTCCACTAATGCTGTGTCCTTTTTACGGTGTAGGCGCGTGCTGGAGAATTCACGTCAGTCCTGAAAGGCAATGTGATGGCCACTCTGCTCGAcgctggcctcctcttcctgctccgcTTTGCGTTGGATGACAGTGTGGAGGGAGtaatgtctgctgctgctcatgcACTTAAAGCGCTTCTAGTGTGCACAGAAGATGAAGTAAGACAACTTGAAACACTACAGCACATAATTAAGGCCTTGTTACAACCTGTTGGGGTATTAGCATGCGTGCACTGTAATCTAAGCATGTCAGCTCCCATCCAGCATAAGAAAACCTCTCCTATCTTGAGTGACCGAGTCTTAGCGCTGTCTAATGATGTAGTTAGTTAGTATGACAGATCTGTTCTCATTGTGTTTGCTGGGAAGGGAAGGGGCTGAGTGAATGATTGTGTGATTTACAGCTCTACAATGAAATCAGGTTTTATTCACTTAATATTGGTAAAATACCTTTAGTTCATTGTGAAAGTGTTGGGAAGGTAGGGGGCCAATGTTGCTGTTCGGTAGCACCACACTGAGCATTAAAAGTGTCTTCAGCTGAGATGAGAAAGAAAGCTTTGGCCATGGTCAGGGTGACGAAGCTGCCAATATTAGTCGGTTTATGGTCCATAGCAAACCTAACCCTGAATGTGGCTGCCAGAACAAAATTAACTCCAGATTGTATAAACTCCTGTCTTGAAAATAATAAGACAGAGaagattttgttgaaatgtatcTTGACAAGCCACAATACATCTGGGATCGGTCTCCAATGAGCCTGTGTTCAGACGTTTAGCGTCTACTAGGGATCAGATCAACGGACATCGATGTTAATTCCAGGTCTGAACAAGTAACACATAACAACTtcccaaaacattttaacaacagATATAATACAGAATGGTTGCGCAACTGTAGAAGTATCTCTGTCCAGTGTCTTCTTCATTGTTTCTCCTCTCAGGAGTGTTTGGACTACACCTTCTCCTGGTTTCATGGCCTTGCCTCCTTCCCTCTGCTGCCATCTGCAccggaggaggaagatgaggaggatgaggagctgGATGAAAGCATGAAGCAGACAGccaaggaaaaggaagaaagaaagagtgatcATGATGTGGCCAGGCAGGATGTCGTGAAGGTAACAAAACAGaattccattttcttttttaaatattttcttggtTTACtgagatttattgttattatgataGTGAATCTAATATCTAATCTAATGGCctgtaaataaattatattttctgttccCATATGTCTTCCAGGGTCTGCTAAAAATTAAACTTCTCCCTAGGCTGCGTTACATCCTTGAGGTGATTCGACCATCTCCTCGAGTGGTCCAGGATATCCTGGACATCCTAATTCGCATTGCCAGACACTCCTCCGCATCTGCCATACAGGTAGCCACAGTAACAAtgacaatttaaaattttagttttaatcatATTGTGCAAATTTGTTTCTGGCCAAAtttattaagaatgtatttTGCTCACAGGTGTTGGGGTGCCCCCGCCTGATGGAGACCGTGATGTCAGAGTTTCTTCCCACTTCTTGGACAGCACCAGCTTCACCCCTTCCTCACTCTGTTTATGGATTCCCATTGGCCAATGCAATGAAGTTCTTAAGAGTTTTGGCTACCTCTGGCAGACATGCTTGTGCTAGATTGGTAACTGTTATAGTGTAATCCTGGAGGaactgtttatttgtttaggTTTTGATGGCAtaatttctctcttcttttttttttttttttttgtaaagtgtAATTTAAGTAGACTGTTGTCAGTTAAGTATCTTCAATCTTACAATCTGTCATTCAGGCAGTCTAAAAAGTAACTCATCTCTGCGCTGTTATCTATTAGCATACTGAATATTAGTGTGAAAAACATATTGGAAAGTATTTTCGGATGAGATGATGACAAAACTCTTTGCCACGGCCAAAGTAGAAGATATCAAACCATGTGGCTTCATGCTTCTGCCAAAAAAACCCAGAGGCACGTGTCTGGTCTATTCCAGAGAGCACTGTAATAATTTCAAAGTACAATAGTGTATTTGTGGGAGAGAAAATAGTGAATAATATTTACTTTTGTCAGTTTCAACTTATTACAGAGTAAagttatttctttcatttttcatatcaGACATTAGCACTTTGATCCACAGGGTGAGCATCCTGGCATGTGTGTAGTGTATGCACCTCTGCCATCATTGAATTTCCCTTAGATTGTCTGAATAGCACAAAACATAATAAAGTCATAGACGCAACAGGCTTCGCCGTAATTTAAAAAAGCtgcatcaaaaaagaaaaatagtgaAGCTGTGGCAGGAGAAGTATTTGTAACCGTTGTTGAAGATCACCATACTACATCTGACTGTAAATGTTTCCTTTATTCTACGTGAATAATGATTAGTGATATATCCTTGACTCTCTCCAGTTAAATTCTCTGGGAGTGAGGGAGCGTCTGTCCTGTCTTCTGGGTGCTGAGCcccctgagctgctgctggagcccGCTGAGGCCCTCAGGATCACCACTGAGGCCTACCGGTTTTGGGCTGTAGCAGCTGGTTACGGACAGGCCTGCAACTTGTACATGTAAGCTGACATCTTCgctagctcagtaaatgtttcacCGCTTGCCTTTTGTCATAGTAGTTTTCTTTGATCACTCTCATGTATCTTTTCAACAGAGACCTCTACTCAGCCTTAATGAAGGCATTGCAGTCTGTTCACCAAGCAGTGAACCCCTCAGATCCGttcctgtctctgcagcttCAGCGAGTCCTGGCTCTGCTCTCGTTACTCACACAGGTCACACACACTGCCGGATGCCATCAGGAGCTCCAGGCTGGCATGGTCAGGTACAAAAGAGTGACTGAAATGGACTgaaagatggggaaaaaaaaaattcctacTACACGAGTCATCACAAAACTCCTTGTTATCTACATGGCACCGTCTCTTTTTACCCCAGTTCTCAGGGAGAAGAATGCCTCCCTCCTCCTGAGGTGTCTTGGGGTCATGTCACAGGGTTGCAGGCATCTTTGGTGGGACATTTAAAGGGCTTTGTGAAAAGCCTTGATAATCCTGTTGAAAGAGACTGCAGCCTCGCTCTGATACCAGCTTACCTGGTCTACCTGGAGGCATATTATCGTCAGCTCACCAAACAGGTACACAGTCTCACTTTCCACTTCTTACCTTAATTCATGCAGATAAATATCAGCGTTAGTGTCTGTAATATTCAATAAAAGGGAAACATGTAAAATTACAAAGGCAAATGAAGCTCAAGTTAACATTTATAACCTCTGCCTACGCTCTAACAGAATCCAGACAAATTGCTGaactcaaatatttattttatataatgtTACTTGGTTTCTTAGAATTGCTTCAAGCCAGTGGACACTCTTCAAGAGCTGGAGCAGCTCACATCTGAGGTTCTCTTTCCATTGTTCTCTCACCATGTTGTGCAGAGCCTAATGAAAAACCTCAGGTATGTTTTGCTTTACTTGTACTGAATTTCTTTGTCAAAATTGCTGAAACACATATCCTTTTAATTACAAATCACTATTTATCTactcattttgatttattgttactTCTGCTACACCAGGTCTTCCTCAGTAGTGTGTAATGTCCAGTCTGGTCATCAAGACCCAGAGACCACCCCAAACCTCCCTGGTTTGGTCTGTGCAGGCTGGCGGGATCGTCCGGGCCTGGTTGTTCCCAGCTCCCCCTTCCCTCTTCTCACAGGGCTGGGGCTTCTTGTGCAAACAATCACAGGCATCCACAAAGGTCTCAGCTGCAAGGTACGTCCCCCTGGAGAAACTGTGTGCTTTAAAGAGGTGCATTAAGCATCATGCTAAGAGGGGGGGCAGGAGGTGAAGTGGTCATGACGTGATTTTACTGCTTTATCCTTTTTCCCATGTCATTGTCTGACTTTTTTCCTCACACTTTTTAGTTCACTGGCCTCCTTCTGTCAGAACCTGTGATTGGTTACCTGCGGAGCTGCAGTCAGGCTTCACCTACAGTGTCTCACAACAGAGCCTGGCTTCTCCGACATGAACACCACCTCCTCtacctgctgctccagctggCCTGCAAACTGGTTGGTTTCAGCTAAACTTAATTCTGATATACTAACATATGCAAATTGaaggaaaaaccaaaataattaGTGGGAGAAACATGATGACATGGCCCCCATCAGTAGAGGGGTCACGGAATAGTGTAAGCATGACACTTACACGGATCATACGCTACGCTCTTCAGAGTCAATTGATCTCAACGTGGTTGATCAGCTGTTGGATGTTTTGCTGTCCTCAAGCTGTTCTAGCAACTTTTGGTGGCCCAACACTTTACGAAGGCCCATATTTAATTGATTTTTGTCACACAGGGACAAGGAAAAAGTCAGTTAATCCTTTGGAAATGCCTGTTATCGTTGTGGATTGTTCAGAAATGTAATAGGCctataattttaattaattcacaTCTTATTTGTCACAAACTGATGTTATTTGCTCTTTTGTGTCATCAgtataaagttgttttttttccatctaactgaaattgatttttaccttttttttttttttgtctcccctcAGGTTCCTGTTGAACCAGAAATAGCAAGATATGCATCACTGTACCACCAGGTGGCGCTGGTTCTGCTGCCATGGTTATTACCTGGCAGTGAGTACCTGACACACGAACTGCTCTGTACAATCCTCTTTAACAAGGACTTTATCTCGTAAGTTTACAATATATCATGGAGTTTAAGTTGAGACCAGTATGTGCCAACACTATCAACACTTGGGATGTTATTCTGGCTTGTCTTATTTGTTCGCTATGTGTGATGCATTCTGCCTAATTAcgatttaaatttttttaccTGTTACATACTTATgctcaaaattaaatttttctaaTTAGCAGATGGCCCATTTATAACAAAATGGTCTTTACGTCCCACTTCTCCTGGTATTTCTCAATCTGTTTGTTGACCTTCCAGTGAGGGCCACAGTGGAGGACCTGAGGCTGTAGAGCTGGGGGAGCTGAAGCTCCACGAGGGAACACCACATcacccctccccttctctccagACTGTCGGCGCGCTCCTGAGAGAAGCCTGCGTCCAGCTGCCATCCATCAGGGGCTGCTTCCTCACTCACCTGGCCCACTTGGAGTCATCTGTTCTGGTGTCCCAAGACGCTTTGCTTGGTCGCAACCCATGGATCAACTCCCATCTCCTCCCAGAGCTCACTGGTCCCATACTGCCATCTGATTGGTCTTTCCTCCCACTCATCAGCCTGTATGAGCGAGCAGGGGTTTCTGAAGGTGGAGGGCTAGCGGTGAAGGAGCTGCCTCAGGGTGCTCTGCAGGTGGTGACCCACTGTCTGCAGTGGCTGTTGCTACTTGAGGTCTGGAGGGAGGAGGCTTTAAAGGTATTAAAGCCAAAGTATTTATTTAGACCAAAATCACAACATAACCAGGGACTGCAACACACAGCAACCTTTATCGTCAGAGAGTTCATACAAATG
Encoded here:
- the rpap1 gene encoding RNA polymerase II-associated protein 1 yields the protein MLRRPKPTDSEADLLREQEQFLTSGVPSAANVVRRPDKRRGEAGGGGGLTGSSAGSQKDVVTIDDLPDQLPSLTPAPPKKSRFKASRVTFEDEDAEERLDRHDTHISAVLSKIVERDTSSTPISLPAFTGMAFPKVMHHSETSSQVPLSSTGGKKSIFARQIAAQRLKEGKVPLQFAPETARTLRPGEQNLPPDVRMDTDQTDASEPPSVSGPRLVSGHGLGGPGSSRDTMRIHMENQAKIQEMSQSEILEEQKKLLSQLDPRLVEFVRSHKAQSILSSDSASRHPEGKSSKENFPLEGVIRESDSSGAAVLPHKPAEIEMEEEREEELSPPLAVTEVDLLVKPKKEWVHMDKLEPEKLKWMRDLPAPRKKDTKKAMQARFDFSGSLIPPTEDLPTHLGLHHHGEEPERAGYSLQELFLLSRSQVIQQRSLALSTLANILSKARAGEFTSVLKGNVMATLLDAGLLFLLRFALDDSVEGVMSAAAHALKALLVCTEDEECLDYTFSWFHGLASFPLLPSAPEEEDEEDEELDESMKQTAKEKEERKSDHDVARQDVVKGLLKIKLLPRLRYILEVIRPSPRVVQDILDILIRIARHSSASAIQVLGCPRLMETVMSEFLPTSWTAPASPLPHSVYGFPLANAMKFLRVLATSGRHACARLLNSLGVRERLSCLLGAEPPELLLEPAEALRITTEAYRFWAVAAGYGQACNLYIDLYSALMKALQSVHQAVNPSDPFLSLQLQRVLALLSLLTQVTHTAGCHQELQAGMVSSQGEECLPPPEVSWGHVTGLQASLVGHLKGFVKSLDNPVERDCSLALIPAYLVYLEAYYRQLTKQNCFKPVDTLQELEQLTSEVLFPLFSHHVVQSLMKNLRSSSVVCNVQSGHQDPETTPNLPGLVCAGWRDRPGLVVPSSPFPLLTGLGLLVQTITGIHKGLSCKFTGLLLSEPVIGYLRSCSQASPTVSHNRAWLLRHEHHLLYLLLQLACKLVPVEPEIARYASLYHQVALVLLPWLLPGSEYLTHELLCTILFNKDFISEGHSGGPEAVELGELKLHEGTPHHPSPSLQTVGALLREACVQLPSIRGCFLTHLAHLESSVLVSQDALLGRNPWINSHLLPELTGPILPSDWSFLPLISLYERAGVSEGGGLAVKELPQGALQVVTHCLQWLLLLEVWREEALKVIPPVAKLARLSCVFLSSSDLFLERPVQKLTWGLFRLLTRHSRLDSLDLNIPPPGLASFQDLYSSLLAQYEAVSFGDQLFGCWVLLPLQRRYSATMRLAVFGEHVGMLRSLGVTLEQLSIPLKRFTSPPEDSLPLLRLYFRSLVTGTLKHCWCPVLYVVALSHVNSFVFSQDAAAQEVEAARHSMLRKVYYLTDEVLRNHLLLFHLPQQHSELGFDMYEQLPPIRAKRLESVLRLQDSNDCKGD